A single window of Jaculus jaculus isolate mJacJac1 chromosome 14, mJacJac1.mat.Y.cur, whole genome shotgun sequence DNA harbors:
- the LOC105944979 gene encoding 60S ribosomal protein L31-like: MAPIKKDSEKKKGLSAIHKVVTQECATNIHKCIHGAGFKKRDPQALKEIQEFAMKEMGTPDVHPDTRLNKAVWAQGIRNVPYCTCARLSRKRNKGEDSTNKLYTLVTYVPITTFKNLKTVNVDEK, from the coding sequence ATGGCTCCCATTAAGAAGGACAGTGAGAAAAAGAAGGGCCTTTCTGCCATCCACAAGGTGGTGACCCAAGAATGCGCCACCAACATTCACAAGTGCATCCATGGAGCGGGCTTCAAGAAGCGGGACCCTCAGGCCCTCAAAGAGATCCAGGAGTTTGCCATGAAGGAGATGGGTACTCCAGATGTGCACCCTGACACCAGGCTCAATAAAGCTGTGTGGGCCCAGGGAATAAGGAATGTCCCATATTGTACCTGTGCACGGTTGTCCAGGAAACGGAATAAGGGTGAAGATTCAACAAACAAGCTTTATACTTTGGTGACCTATGTCCCTATTACCACATTCAAAAATCTAAAGACTGTCAACGTGGATGAGAAGTAA